In a genomic window of Salegentibacter salegens:
- the mfd gene encoding transcription-repair coupling factor, which translates to MSKTIIAQSFAQSPQQQELRDSLVSSEKNRTKIQLKGLVGSAFSFVAANAFKEAEKPFLLIFNDKEEAAYYLNDLEQLVGEKNVLFYPGSYRRPYQIEETDNANVLLRAEVLNRINSRKKPAIIVTYPDALFEKVVTRKELDRSTLKISVEDELSIDFINEVLFEYKFKRVDFVTEPGEFSVRGGIIDVFSFSNDEPYRIEFFGDEVDSIRSFDVETQLSTDKVKKISVMPNVENKHLDEIRESFLKYISDKTVVFVKNLDLLTAQADKLFSKAEEAFDKLSEDVKHSKPKELFCDGQLIKSQLEEYAVVELSNQSYFRHPELVSEPAPIFDRGSKSKETSNQVEGDAGVKLIEFQTKPQPSFNKQFDLLIDNLIENQENGYTNYIFCVSEQQAKRFHDIFDDQERKVKYQTITLALFQGFIDEAGKNICYTDHQIFERYHKFHFKNGYAKKQAITIKELSNLEVGDYVTHIDHGIGKFGGLQKIDVEGKKQEAIKLFYGERDILYLSIHSLHKISKYNGKDGKEPKIFKLGSNAWKKLKQKTKARVKHIAYNLIELYAKRRLQKGFAFGPDSYLQHELEASFMYEDTPDQSTATQAVKEDMENERPMDRLVCGDVGFGKTEVAIRAAFKAVDNGKQVAILVPTTILAFQHHETFTERLKDFPVTVDYLNRFRTTKERRDTLADLESGKVDIVIGTHQLVNKAVKFKDLGLLIVDEEQKFGVSVKDKLKTIKENVDTLTLTATPIPRTLQFSLMAARDLSTITTPPPNRYPIETNVIRFSEETIRDAVSYEIQRGGQVFFIHNRIENIKEVAGMIQRVVPDAKIGVGHGQMEGKKLERLMLSFINGEFDVLVSTTIVESGLDVTNANTIFINNANNFGVSDLHQMRGRVGRSNKKAFCYFITPPYSVMTEDARKRISALEQFSELGSGINIAMKDLEIRGAGDLLGGEQSGFINEIGFDTYQKILNEAIEELKENEFQELYSESENIEDKTFVKDAQIDTDFEILFPDDYINNITERLNLYTQLNKITSEEDLKKFEAELVDRFGELPIQAVDLLNSVRIKWIAASIGLEKIILKQGKLIGYFISDQQSRFYQTNTFTKVLQYVQTHKHKCTMKEKKTRNGLRLLLTFEKITSIESALKVLEPLDFRVKEEEVEKTA; encoded by the coding sequence ATGAGTAAAACTATTATCGCCCAAAGCTTTGCACAATCCCCGCAACAGCAGGAATTGAGGGATTCCCTTGTCTCTTCTGAAAAAAATCGTACTAAAATTCAACTAAAAGGCCTTGTTGGTTCTGCTTTTTCTTTTGTTGCAGCCAATGCATTTAAAGAAGCGGAAAAACCCTTTTTGCTGATTTTTAACGATAAAGAAGAAGCGGCTTACTACCTAAACGACCTTGAGCAATTGGTAGGGGAAAAAAATGTGCTTTTCTATCCAGGTAGTTATCGCCGCCCTTATCAAATTGAAGAAACCGATAATGCGAATGTATTATTACGGGCCGAGGTTTTAAACCGAATTAACTCCCGTAAAAAACCGGCGATAATCGTTACTTATCCCGACGCTTTATTTGAAAAAGTAGTTACTCGAAAAGAACTGGATAGAAGCACGTTGAAAATTTCTGTTGAAGATGAACTTTCTATAGATTTTATAAACGAGGTTTTATTCGAATATAAATTTAAACGGGTAGATTTTGTAACTGAACCGGGTGAATTCTCAGTGCGTGGCGGAATTATAGATGTATTTTCCTTTAGTAATGATGAGCCTTATAGAATTGAATTCTTTGGCGATGAAGTAGATAGCATTAGAAGTTTTGATGTAGAAACCCAGCTTTCTACAGATAAGGTGAAGAAAATTTCGGTGATGCCGAATGTTGAAAACAAGCATTTGGATGAAATACGGGAAAGTTTTCTAAAATATATTTCAGATAAAACGGTGGTTTTCGTTAAAAACCTGGACTTGCTTACCGCGCAGGCCGATAAACTTTTTAGCAAGGCAGAAGAAGCTTTTGATAAGCTCTCTGAAGATGTAAAACACAGCAAACCAAAAGAGTTGTTTTGTGATGGTCAGTTAATTAAAAGTCAGCTGGAAGAATATGCCGTTGTAGAGCTGAGTAATCAATCCTATTTTCGTCATCCTGAACTTGTTTCAGAGCCTGCCCCGATTTTTGATCGGGGATCTAAGTCGAAAGAGACTTCGAATCAAGTCGAGGGTGACGCTGGGGTTAAACTTATCGAGTTTCAAACAAAACCCCAGCCTTCTTTCAATAAGCAATTCGATTTACTGATCGATAACTTAATTGAAAATCAGGAAAACGGGTATACTAATTATATTTTCTGCGTAAGTGAACAGCAAGCGAAGCGATTCCACGATATCTTTGATGACCAGGAACGTAAAGTGAAATACCAAACAATTACTTTGGCTTTATTCCAGGGATTTATAGATGAAGCGGGGAAAAACATTTGTTATACCGATCACCAGATCTTTGAGCGCTATCATAAATTTCATTTTAAAAATGGTTACGCTAAAAAACAGGCAATTACGATTAAAGAACTTAGTAATCTTGAAGTCGGTGATTATGTGACGCATATTGACCACGGAATAGGGAAATTTGGCGGACTTCAGAAAATTGACGTAGAAGGCAAAAAACAGGAGGCCATTAAGCTGTTTTATGGCGAACGCGATATTTTATATCTCAGCATTCATTCGCTACATAAAATTTCAAAATATAACGGAAAAGATGGCAAAGAGCCCAAGATCTTTAAATTGGGCAGCAATGCCTGGAAGAAATTAAAGCAAAAGACCAAAGCCCGGGTTAAGCATATTGCCTATAATTTAATTGAACTTTACGCAAAACGTCGCTTGCAAAAGGGTTTTGCCTTTGGGCCGGATTCTTACTTACAGCACGAGCTGGAAGCGTCTTTTATGTATGAAGACACGCCAGATCAAAGCACCGCGACCCAGGCGGTAAAGGAAGATATGGAAAACGAGCGCCCTATGGATCGCTTGGTTTGTGGTGATGTTGGTTTTGGAAAAACCGAGGTTGCCATTAGGGCAGCTTTTAAAGCGGTAGATAACGGCAAGCAGGTTGCGATTTTAGTGCCTACCACTATTTTGGCGTTTCAACATCATGAAACTTTCACTGAACGTTTAAAAGATTTTCCGGTTACGGTAGATTATTTAAATAGGTTTAGGACCACCAAAGAACGCCGGGATACTCTAGCCGATCTTGAAAGCGGAAAAGTAGATATCGTTATTGGAACACATCAACTGGTTAATAAAGCGGTGAAATTTAAAGACCTGGGATTACTAATTGTAGATGAAGAACAGAAATTCGGAGTTTCGGTAAAAGATAAGCTGAAGACCATAAAAGAAAATGTAGATACGCTTACGCTTACAGCCACACCAATTCCGCGAACCCTTCAGTTTAGTTTAATGGCTGCGCGAGATTTATCTACCATTACCACACCGCCACCAAATAGATATCCAATAGAAACCAATGTAATTCGTTTTTCCGAAGAAACTATTCGGGATGCGGTTTCTTATGAAATTCAGCGTGGCGGGCAGGTTTTCTTTATTCATAATAGAATTGAAAATATTAAAGAAGTCGCGGGGATGATTCAGCGCGTAGTGCCTGATGCAAAGATAGGCGTGGGTCACGGCCAGATGGAAGGAAAGAAACTGGAAAGATTGATGCTGAGTTTTATCAATGGCGAGTTTGACGTTTTGGTTTCTACTACAATCGTGGAAAGCGGACTCGATGTCACCAACGCGAACACTATTTTTATCAATAACGCGAACAATTTTGGGGTTTCAGATTTGCACCAAATGCGGGGTAGGGTAGGCCGAAGCAATAAAAAAGCATTCTGTTACTTTATTACGCCGCCGTATTCGGTAATGACCGAAGATGCGCGTAAGAGAATTAGCGCTTTAGAGCAATTTTCTGAATTGGGAAGCGGAATAAATATCGCGATGAAAGATTTAGAAATTCGTGGCGCCGGTGATTTATTGGGCGGCGAACAAAGCGGATTTATCAATGAAATTGGCTTTGATACTTATCAAAAAATCCTGAATGAAGCGATTGAGGAATTAAAAGAAAACGAATTCCAGGAATTGTACAGCGAATCTGAAAATATAGAGGATAAAACTTTTGTAAAAGATGCGCAAATCGATACCGATTTTGAGATTCTTTTCCCTGATGATTATATAAATAATATTACCGAAAGGCTAAATTTATATACGCAGTTAAACAAAATAACTTCGGAAGAAGACTTGAAAAAATTCGAGGCTGAACTTGTAGATCGCTTTGGGGAATTACCAATCCAAGCGGTAGATTTACTTAATAGTGTGAGAATAAAATGGATCGCGGCGAGTATAGGTTTGGAAAAAATTATCCTTAAACAAGGAAAATTGATAGGTTATTTTATATCCGATCAGCAATCCAGGTTTTACCAAACCAATACGTTTACCAAAGTGCTGCAATATGTGCAAACGCATAAGCATAAATGTACAATGAAAGAGAAGAAAACCCGAAACGGTTTACGTTTGCTCTTAACTTTTGAAAAGATTACCTCTATAGAAAGTGCTTTAAAAGTTTTAGAGCCTTTGGATTTTAGGGTGAAGGAAGAAGAAGTAGAAAAGACTGCTTAA
- a CDS encoding succinate dehydrogenase/fumarate reductase iron-sulfur subunit encodes MKLNLKIWRQENATAKGKMVDYPVDGIDGDMSFLEMLDILNEQLVEKGEDTVEFDHDCREGICGSCSLQINGEPHGPDKLIATCQLHMRSFKDGDTIYIEPFRAKAFPVIKDLIVDRTAFDRIQQAWGYVSVNTSGNTIDANTMPIEKEKADESFNAATCIGCGACVAACKNASAMLFTSAKVSQYALLPQGRVEATERVQAMVRQMDEEGFGNCSNTGACEIECPKGISLENIARMNREYLAASVKG; translated from the coding sequence ATGAAGCTTAACTTAAAAATATGGCGTCAGGAAAATGCCACTGCTAAAGGAAAAATGGTAGATTATCCTGTAGATGGAATTGATGGAGATATGTCTTTTCTTGAAATGCTGGATATACTTAACGAGCAGTTGGTAGAAAAAGGAGAAGACACTGTTGAATTTGATCACGATTGTCGTGAAGGAATTTGTGGTTCCTGTTCTTTGCAAATTAACGGTGAGCCACACGGGCCAGATAAATTAATCGCTACCTGCCAGTTGCATATGCGTTCTTTTAAAGATGGCGATACTATTTATATAGAGCCATTTAGAGCGAAAGCTTTTCCGGTTATAAAAGACCTTATTGTAGATCGTACCGCATTTGATAGGATTCAACAAGCATGGGGCTATGTTTCGGTAAATACTTCGGGGAATACCATAGACGCCAATACTATGCCTATTGAAAAAGAAAAAGCCGATGAATCTTTTAACGCGGCAACCTGTATTGGTTGTGGAGCTTGTGTAGCTGCTTGTAAAAATGCGAGTGCTATGCTGTTTACTTCAGCAAAAGTTTCTCAATATGCTCTACTTCCGCAAGGTCGCGTAGAAGCTACCGAGCGTGTTCAGGCAATGGTTAGACAAATGGACGAAGAAGGATTTGGAAACTGTAGTAATACAGGAGCCTGCGAAATTGAATGTCCTAAAGGAATTTCTTTAGAAAATATCGCACGAATGAACCGTGAATATCTTGCGGCTAGTGTAAAAGGATAA
- a CDS encoding methionine aminotransferase, producing the protein MGFKNKAMPDFKNLPSKLPAGKTSIFSVMSGLARKHDAIDLSQGFPNFETDNHLKELVCKAMKEGYNQYPPMNGIPELREQIVSKIENLYGKKYDEASEIIFTAGATQALYCAINAFVHPGDEVIVFKPAYDSYEPDIKLAGGKPVLIELKGRDFKIDWEEVEEKITSKTRMIVINTPHNPTGTVLSKSDMQRLEKLLKNTNIILLSDEVYEHLIFDKEEHQSASKFPGLAERAIVCASFGKTFHNTGWKMGYCVAPEVLMKEIIKFHQATVFCVNHPMQRAFAEYLKNPDHYLSLGDFYQQKRDKFLELMEGSKFKGTPSKGTYFQVMDYSEITDEHDVDFAKRLITKHGLASIPVSVFHKDGKDHKQLRFCFAKNDETLEKATEILHKL; encoded by the coding sequence ATGGGATTTAAAAATAAAGCGATGCCAGATTTCAAGAATCTTCCTTCAAAACTTCCCGCCGGTAAAACCAGTATATTTTCTGTGATGAGCGGTTTGGCGAGAAAACACGATGCGATAGATCTTTCCCAGGGTTTTCCGAATTTTGAAACCGATAATCATTTAAAAGAGCTGGTTTGTAAAGCTATGAAGGAGGGGTATAATCAGTATCCACCAATGAATGGCATTCCCGAATTGCGGGAACAAATAGTTTCCAAAATTGAAAATCTCTACGGAAAGAAATACGATGAGGCTTCGGAGATTATTTTTACCGCTGGAGCAACCCAGGCCTTATATTGCGCTATTAACGCTTTTGTGCATCCTGGAGATGAAGTAATTGTTTTTAAACCGGCTTACGACTCTTACGAACCTGATATTAAACTTGCCGGTGGCAAACCTGTTTTAATTGAATTAAAAGGGAGAGATTTTAAAATTGACTGGGAAGAAGTTGAAGAAAAAATCACTTCCAAAACAAGGATGATCGTAATCAATACTCCACATAATCCTACAGGCACTGTTCTTTCGAAAAGCGATATGCAGCGCCTGGAAAAATTGCTGAAAAACACCAATATCATTTTGCTGAGCGATGAGGTCTATGAGCATCTTATTTTTGATAAGGAAGAACATCAAAGTGCTTCTAAATTTCCTGGTTTGGCCGAAAGAGCCATTGTTTGTGCTTCCTTCGGCAAAACTTTTCATAACACCGGTTGGAAAATGGGTTACTGTGTGGCTCCTGAAGTTTTGATGAAAGAGATCATCAAATTTCACCAGGCTACGGTGTTTTGCGTAAACCACCCTATGCAGCGAGCTTTTGCTGAATATTTAAAAAATCCAGATCATTATTTGAGTTTGGGTGATTTTTATCAGCAAAAACGGGATAAATTCCTTGAGCTAATGGAAGGCTCAAAATTTAAAGGAACACCATCAAAAGGAACTTATTTTCAGGTTATGGATTACTCTGAAATTACCGATGAACACGATGTAGATTTTGCAAAAAGATTGATTACTAAACACGGCCTGGCCAGCATTCCGGTTTCCGTATTTCATAAAGATGGAAAAGACCACAAGCAATTGCGTTTCTGCTTTGCCAAAAACGATGAGACCCTGGAAAAAGCTACGGAGATTTTGCATAAATTATAA
- a CDS encoding putative toxin-antitoxin system toxin component, PIN family produces MKSKRIILDTNLWISFLISKNHMEIDQLIKTEKVVLIFSNELLEEFIEVVKRPKFKKFFAKKDVEKLLNMFDQFADLINITSKSKICRDEKDDFLLNLAIDGNADYLVTGDKDLLILKKVNKTKILTYSELLEILLKTNIS; encoded by the coding sequence ATGAAGAGTAAAAGAATAATCCTCGATACAAATCTCTGGATTAGCTTTTTGATTTCAAAAAATCACATGGAAATTGATCAATTGATTAAAACCGAAAAAGTGGTTTTAATCTTTTCAAATGAATTACTAGAAGAATTTATAGAAGTTGTAAAACGACCAAAATTCAAGAAATTCTTTGCTAAAAAAGATGTTGAAAAGCTCTTAAATATGTTTGATCAATTTGCTGATTTGATTAATATTACTTCAAAATCAAAAATTTGTCGGGACGAGAAGGATGATTTTCTATTAAATCTCGCGATAGATGGAAATGCAGACTATTTAGTTACGGGAGATAAAGATTTACTAATTCTCAAGAAAGTAAATAAAACAAAGATCCTGACTTACTCTGAATTGCTCGAAATACTTCTTAAAACTAATATCTCCTAG
- a CDS encoding NAD(P)H-binding protein has translation MNISILGTGWLGLPLAKKLQEEHTVKGSVTSQEKMQELRDAEITPYQIKIFTEGVQGDLTSFLAHSEILIIDIPPGLRSDPEADFVGKIGRIKDYIEKSPVEKVIFVSSTSVYKDEENFPEYTEENEANGTSEAAKQLISSEKMLLKNEHFQTTVIRFGGLIGPGRHPVNHLANKTGIKNPKAPVNLIQQEDCIEIINQIIKKEAWGKTFNAVYPKHPSKEDYYTKTAKEKNLNIPEFDPNSVSKGKKINSVNLKEVLGFEFKEAI, from the coding sequence ATGAACATATCAATATTAGGAACAGGCTGGCTGGGATTGCCGCTGGCAAAAAAACTGCAGGAAGAGCATACCGTAAAGGGCTCTGTGACCAGCCAGGAAAAAATGCAGGAATTGCGTGATGCTGAAATTACTCCCTATCAAATTAAAATTTTTACTGAAGGCGTTCAGGGCGATCTAACTTCGTTTCTGGCGCATTCTGAAATACTAATCATTGATATTCCCCCGGGTTTACGTAGCGATCCTGAGGCAGATTTTGTAGGTAAGATAGGCCGGATTAAAGATTATATAGAAAAATCTCCGGTAGAAAAAGTGATTTTTGTGAGTTCTACTTCAGTCTATAAAGACGAAGAAAACTTCCCTGAATACACCGAAGAAAACGAAGCTAACGGAACTTCTGAAGCCGCTAAACAACTTATTTCTTCAGAAAAAATGCTGTTAAAAAATGAACATTTTCAAACCACAGTTATCCGATTCGGTGGATTAATTGGTCCCGGGAGACATCCCGTAAATCACCTCGCCAACAAAACGGGGATTAAAAATCCGAAAGCCCCGGTAAACTTGATTCAGCAGGAAGATTGTATAGAAATTATAAACCAGATCATTAAAAAAGAAGCCTGGGGAAAAACTTTCAATGCTGTTTATCCTAAACATCCCAGTAAAGAAGATTATTACACCAAAACTGCTAAAGAAAAGAACTTAAATATTCCCGAATTTGATCCAAATAGTGTTTCTAAAGGGAAGAAGATAAATTCGGTAAATTTAAAAGAGGTTTTAGGGTTTGAGTTTAAGGAAGCTATTTAA
- the pdeM gene encoding ligase-associated DNA damage response endonuclease PdeM — protein MTINLQNQTFELHPSGAAFWKEEEILLISDVHLGKISHFRKFGSAVPHKAINANFLRLSEVVGKFQPKIVCFLGDLFHSDLNSEWKLFENWLDAVEAEVILIAGNHDIISPLKYEELGVKIHSEWILGGFLLIHHPETREGFFNICGHIHPGYRLNGKAKQSLKLPCFFRRKDQLIFPAFGEFTGNFMMKLNEEEKAYAITQNEVILIENI, from the coding sequence ATGACCATAAACCTCCAAAACCAAACCTTTGAACTTCACCCCAGCGGTGCCGCTTTCTGGAAGGAAGAAGAAATCCTGCTGATAAGTGATGTTCATTTAGGAAAGATCTCGCATTTCAGGAAGTTTGGAAGTGCGGTGCCTCATAAAGCGATCAATGCAAATTTTTTAAGACTGAGTGAAGTAGTGGGGAAATTTCAGCCTAAAATTGTCTGTTTTCTAGGCGATCTTTTTCATAGCGATCTAAATAGTGAATGGAAATTATTCGAAAATTGGCTAGATGCTGTCGAAGCCGAAGTCATTTTAATTGCTGGAAATCACGATATTATTTCTCCTTTAAAATATGAAGAACTGGGCGTAAAAATTCATTCTGAATGGATTTTAGGTGGTTTTTTATTAATCCATCATCCTGAAACCCGGGAAGGGTTCTTCAATATTTGCGGACATATTCACCCGGGTTACCGATTAAACGGAAAAGCAAAGCAAAGCCTTAAATTGCCTTGTTTTTTTCGAAGAAAAGATCAATTGATTTTTCCTGCTTTTGGAGAATTCACCGGGAATTTTATGATGAAGCTAAATGAAGAGGAAAAAGCATACGCGATTACCCAAAATGAAGTAATTTTAATAGAAAACATCTAA
- a CDS encoding dihydrolipoyl dehydrogenase family protein has protein sequence MGFEHFDVFVIGTGTAGKGVAKDCASAGWKVAIADNREYGGTCPNRGCDPKKVLVGFTEIIDRSTKMQGKGITRMPEANWSDLMTFKKTFVDAIPAATEKDLAALDIKMYHQSPKFLDENTLSVEGKTVTADKIVIATGQKAMPLKIPGEEYALLSEDFLDLKELPETMIFIGAGYIGMEFAHIAARFGVKVTMMDFAPRSLSNFDEDMVNYIQQVSEEELGIDFIFNAEVNEIEKLQKNFRVKAIQDGKEVSAKAEMVFNTAGRVPSIEDLELEKGNVAFSKKGITVNEFLQNTTNKNVYACGDVSDSEGLPLTPLSSQESKVVSANLLNRKEPKKAEYPPQPTVVYTLPKLASVGLSEKEAKEKGYDYTLEHKLVPDWFNAKHINEKIYAYKTLVDKKTGLVLGAHLVGPEASEIINMFVMAMCGKLDCETLKKMIFTYPSWASDIKGMV, from the coding sequence ATGGGATTTGAGCATTTTGATGTATTTGTAATAGGAACCGGTACCGCCGGGAAAGGTGTTGCCAAAGACTGCGCTAGCGCGGGATGGAAAGTTGCCATCGCCGATAATAGAGAGTATGGCGGCACCTGCCCAAATCGTGGTTGTGATCCCAAAAAAGTATTGGTTGGTTTTACCGAAATTATAGATCGCTCCACTAAAATGCAGGGCAAGGGAATTACCAGAATGCCCGAGGCAAATTGGAGCGATCTAATGACTTTTAAAAAAACTTTTGTAGATGCCATTCCCGCCGCTACCGAAAAAGACCTTGCAGCGCTGGATATCAAAATGTACCACCAGTCTCCCAAATTTTTAGATGAAAATACGCTCTCTGTAGAAGGCAAAACGGTAACTGCCGATAAGATCGTGATCGCTACCGGGCAAAAAGCTATGCCTTTAAAAATACCTGGCGAAGAGTACGCCCTTTTAAGCGAAGATTTTCTGGATTTAAAAGAACTACCAGAAACTATGATTTTTATAGGTGCCGGTTATATTGGAATGGAGTTCGCCCATATCGCAGCCCGTTTTGGAGTAAAGGTAACGATGATGGATTTCGCGCCGCGCTCACTTTCCAATTTTGATGAAGATATGGTAAACTACATCCAGCAGGTTTCGGAAGAAGAATTAGGTATCGATTTTATTTTTAATGCCGAAGTAAATGAAATTGAAAAACTGCAAAAAAACTTTAGGGTAAAAGCTATTCAGGACGGGAAAGAAGTTTCGGCAAAAGCTGAAATGGTTTTTAATACCGCAGGGCGTGTCCCTTCCATTGAAGATCTGGAGCTGGAAAAAGGTAATGTGGCTTTTTCTAAAAAAGGAATTACTGTTAACGAATTTCTTCAAAACACTACGAACAAAAATGTATATGCCTGTGGCGATGTTTCAGACAGTGAAGGTCTGCCTTTAACCCCGCTTTCTTCACAGGAATCTAAAGTGGTTTCAGCAAACTTATTAAACAGAAAAGAACCTAAAAAAGCCGAATATCCACCTCAACCCACCGTTGTCTATACCTTACCAAAATTGGCTTCCGTAGGACTTTCAGAAAAAGAAGCTAAGGAGAAAGGATACGACTATACCTTAGAACATAAATTGGTTCCCGATTGGTTTAATGCAAAACATATAAATGAAAAGATTTATGCTTATAAGACGCTGGTAGATAAAAAAACCGGACTCGTACTCGGTGCTCATTTGGTAGGCCCGGAAGCTTCAGAGATCATTAATATGTTTGTGATGGCTATGTGTGGAAAGCTGGATTGCGAGACTTTAAAAAAGATGATCTTTACTTATCCCAGCTGGGCAAGTGATATTAAGGGAATGGTTTAA